In Odocoileus virginianus isolate 20LAN1187 ecotype Illinois chromosome 15, Ovbor_1.2, whole genome shotgun sequence, a genomic segment contains:
- the FZD6 gene encoding frizzled-6, translated as METFIFLWTCIFLPLVRGHSLFTCEPITVPRCMKMAYNMTFFPNLMGHYDQNIAAVEMELFLPLANLECSPNVETFLCKAFVPTCTEQIHVVPPCRKFCEKVYSDCKKLMDTFDIRWPEELECDRLQYCDESVPATFNPHTELLGPHKKSEQIRRDIGFWCPRHLKTSGGQGYKFLGIDQCAPPCPNMYFKSDELEFAKSFIGIVSIFCLCATLFTFLTFLIDVRRFRYPERPIIYYSVCYSIVSLMYFIGFLLGNSTACNKADEKLELGDTVVLGSQNKACTILFMFLYFFTMAGTVWWVMLTITWFLAAGRKWSCEAIEQKGVWFHAVAWGIPGFLTIMLLAMNKVEGDNISGVCFVGLYDLDASRYFVLLPLCLCVFVGLSLLLAGIISLNHVRQVIQHDGRNQEKLKKFMIRIGVFSGLYLVPLVTLLGCYVYEQVNRITWEITWVSDHCRQYHIPCPYQVNTETRPELALFMIKYLMTLIVGISAVFWVGSKKTCTEWAGFFKRNRKKDPISESRRVLQESCEFFLKHNSKVKHKKKHYKPSSHKLKVISKSMGTSRGVTANHGTSAVAITSHDYLGQEALTEVQTSPETSVREVGADGASTPKLRDRDCEGPASPAAPSSRLCGEQTDRRGQGRAGNVNDQSSVSESARSEGRVTPKSDVPEAGPVQSNSMQASSSPEPSSLKGSTSLLVHSASGVGKEQGAGDHSDT; from the exons ctttttcttcctcttgcaaATCTGGAATGTTCACCAAATGTTGAAACTTTCCTTTGCAAAGCTTTTGTACCAACCTGCACTGAGCAAATTCATGTGGTTCCACCCTGTCGGAAATTTTGTGAGAAAGTGTATTCTGATTGCAAGAAATTAATGGACACTTTTGATATCCGATGGCCTGAGGAACTTGAATGTGATAG ATTACAGTACTGTGATGAGTCTGTTCCTGCAACTTTTAACCCACACACAGAACTTCTTGGTCCTCACAAGAAATCAGAACAAATCCGAAGAGACATTGGATTTTGGTGTCCAAGGCATCTTAAGACTTCTGGGGGACAAGGCTATAAGTTTCTGGGAATTGACCAATGTGCACCTCCATGCCccaacatgtattttaaaagtgatGAGCTAGAGTTTgcaaaaagttttattggaatagtTTCAATATTTTGTCTCTGTGCAACCCTTTTCACATTCCTTACTTTTTTAATTGATGTCAGAAGATTCAGATACCCAGAGCGACCTATTATATATTACTCTGTCTGTTACAGCATTGTATCTCTCATGTACTTTATCGGATTCTTGCTAGGCAATAGCACGGCGTGCAATAAGGCAGATGAGAAACTGGAACTTGGCGACACAGTTGTTCTAGGCTCTCAAAATAAGGCTTGCAccattttgttcatgtttttgtattttttcaccATGGCTGGCACTGTGTGGTGGGTGATGCTTACCATTACTTGGTTCTTAGCTGCTGGCAGAAAATGGAGTTGTGAGGCCATTGAACAAAAAGGAGTGTGGTTTCATGCTGTTGCGTGGGGAATACCAGGTTTTCTCACCATTATGCTTCTTGCCATGAACAAAGTTGAAGGAGACAACATTAGTGGGGTCTGCTTCGTGGGCCTTTACGACCTGGATGCTTCTCGCTACTTCGTCCTCTTGCCACTGTGCCTTTGCGTGTTTGTCGGGCTGTCTCTTCTCTTAGCTGGCATTATTTCCTTAAATCACGTTCGACAGGTTATACAGCATGATGGCCGGAACCAAGAGAAACTGAAGAAGTTTATGATTCGAATTGGAGTCTTCAGTGGCCTGTATCTTGTGCCATTAGTAACTCTTCTGGGGTGCTACGTCTACGAGCAAGTAAACAGGATTACCTGGGAGATAACTTGGGTCTCTGACCACTGTCGTCAGTACCATATCCCATGTCCTTATCAG GTAAATACAGAAACTCGACCAGAACTGGCcttatttatgataaaatatctGATGACATTAATTGTTGGCATCTCTGCTGTCTTCTGGGTTGGAAGCAAAAAGACATGCACAGAATGGGCTGGATTTTTTAAACGAAATCGCAAGAAAGA TCCAATCAGTGAAAGTCGAAGAGTGTTACAGGAGTCATGTGAGTTTTTCTTAAAGCACAATTCTAAAGTTAAACACAAAAAGAAGCACTACAAGCCAAGTTCACATAAACTGAAGGTCATTTCCAAGTCCATGGGGACCAGCAGAGGAGTGACGGCCAATCATGGTACTTCTGCAGTAGCAATCACTAGCCACGATTACTTAGGACAAGAAGCTCTGACCGAAGTACAGACTTCACCAGAAACATCAGTGAGAGAGGTGGGAGCGGATGGAGCGAGCACCCCCAAGTTAAGAGACCGGGACTGTGAGGGGCCTGCCTCCCCAGCAGCACCCAGCTCCAGACTCTGCGGGGAACAGACGGACAGGAGAGGCCAAGGCCGGGCAGGCAACGTGAATGACCAGAGCAGTGTGTCTGAAAGTGCGCGGAGTGAAGGAAG GGTGACCCCGAAGAGTGATGTCCCCGAAGCTGGCCCAGTACAGAGCAACAGTATGCAGGCGTCCAGTTCTCCAGAGCCAAGCAGCCTCAAAGGCTCAACATCACTGCTTGTTCACTCGGCTTCAGGAGTTGGAAAAGAGCAGGGCGCCGGCGATCATTCAGATACTTGA